In Chanodichthys erythropterus isolate Z2021 chromosome 9, ASM2448905v1, whole genome shotgun sequence, a genomic segment contains:
- the LOC137027094 gene encoding uncharacterized protein — MNVGVWCCCYSNRPIRSLSCISGVKSSAEEKAQGNKTMIMHIYFLMLHLVYFTLSIEEHQWIKIPCQANTEQDVKYRRITWYKVEGSDVLTGLVSKDLLKNTRTLFKFANHSYEVGEDNSLLVPGPTEEDCGVYRCTLWPPLGHYIQEGNTEYYSADCIKPQLQAVSIKKDTLSANHQFIIVICVLSLIACAVIMFLNLKMNKKDNIMKKLVQTDESI, encoded by the exons ATGAACGTTGGTGTGTGGTGTTGTTGTTATTCGAATCGACCAATAAGATCGCTTTCCTGCATTTCCGGTGTGAAGAGTTCTGCAGAAGAGAAAGCGCAAGGAAACAAAACAATGATCATGCACATCTACTTTTTAATGC TCCATCTGGTTTACTTCACACTGTCAATTGAGGAGCACCAGTGGATTAAAATACCATGTCAAGCTAACACGGAACAAGATGTAAAGTACAGGAGAATCACCTGGTACAAG GTTGAGGGTTCTGATGTGCTGACTGGACTTGTTTCGAAAGATCTGCTAAAAAACACTAGAACACTCTTTAAGTTTGCAAATCATTCCTATGAAGTGGGGGAGGACAACTCTCTCCTGGTCCCTGGTCCTACTGAAGAAGACTGTGGTGTTTACAGGTGCACCCTTTGGCCTCCACTGGGTCATTACATTCAGGAAGGAAATACAGAGTATTATTCAGCAG ATTGCATAAAGCCTCAACTGCAAGCAGTAAGCATCAAGAAAGACACCCTGTCTGCCAATCATCAATTCATCATAGTCATATGTGTGCTGAGTCTGATTGCTTGTGCTGTTATTATGTTTCTGAAcctcaaaatgaataagaaAGATAATATTATGAAAAAACTTGTGCAAACGGATGAAAGCATATaa
- the tcf15 gene encoding transcription factor 15: MAFAMLRPIATHLAYSDVAMMSEDEENRSESDGSSEQSYGCCPSAEKRRRMSHKSTVSSVVIVKQRNAANARERDRTQSVNTAFTALRTLIPTEPVDRKLSKIETLRLASSYISHLANVLLIGDGGEDAQPCVSAVYSAQGESGGKQPRTICTFCLSSQRKGIKDGNDCVRMRGIASLRVTRR, translated from the exons ATGGCATTTGCCATGCTGCGGCCCATAGCTACTCATCTAGCTTACTCGGATGTTGCCATGATGTCCGAGGATGAGGAAAACCGCAGCGAGAGCGACGGCAGCTCGGAGCAGAGCTACGGTTGCTGTCCCAGCGCGGAGAAGCGGCGGAGGATGTCACACAAGTCCACGGTGAGCAGTGTGGTTATAGTAAAGCAACGGAACGCAGCGAACGCGCGGGAACGTGATAGAACGCAGAGCGTCAACACGGCTTTCACGGCGTTACGGACTCTTATTCCCACCGAGCCGGTGGACAGAAAGCTGTCAAAGATTGAGACTCTGCGCTTAGCCTCCAGTTACATCTCACATCTGGCCAATGTGCTCCTGATAGGGGATGGAGGAGAGGACGCGCAGCCGTGCGTGAGCGCGGTGTACAGCGCGCAGGGGGAGAGCGGAGGAAAGCAGCCACGCACCATATGTACTTTCTGCctcagcagccagagaaaaggG ATAAAGGATGGGAATGACTGCGTCCGCATGCGGGGAATCGCTTCATTGCGCGTCACACGCcggtag